The Methanosphaera sp. WGK6 DNA segment TTTTATCTTCTTTGACTTCTAGAGATCGTCCTAAATCTTCGTATGCCTCCAGTATATTAAGTATTAATCCTTCATTGGCATATTTTATGAAGTCTTGTTTTTCTTTTTCTGATCGTTTTTTGAAGTTCTCGAAATCTGCTCTTGATCTTTGAAGTTTATCTTTGTATTGTTGTATTGTTTCTTCTTGTTGTTTTATGATTTCTTCTTGTGTTGGTTCTGTTTTTTCTTTTTCATTAATTTCTTCTTGTTCTTCTATGTTTTCTGTTGTTTTTTGATTTTTTTCTTCTTCAGTCATTTATTCACCCTTATTTATTTTTAAATTTAATTTATGAGTCCTTTTTAATTTTTAAGGGCTTTTTTTATTATAGTAACCCTA contains these protein-coding regions:
- the grpE gene encoding nucleotide exchange factor GrpE, with amino-acid sequence MTEEEKNQKTTENIEEQEEINEKEKTEPTQEEIIKQQEETIQQYKDKLQRSRADFENFKKRSEKEKQDFIKYANEGLILNILEAYEDLGRSLEVKEDKNLREGVELIYKKLTKILQDEGVEEIKTEHQKFDPYKHEALLTENNDEYENNEIIEDLQKGYTLNSKVIRYSKVKVCKK